A genomic window from Sulfurospirillum multivorans DSM 12446 includes:
- a CDS encoding methyl-accepting chemotaxis protein: MSLSKQLITMLSIAILGIFAVFSIGLNKMDKVYEETNTCNVNSLPSVILMSHLQKTMYRIRLTIWQHLGTEDMNEMKKLEEQYRKYKAEFEKEFKNYESLVSDDKDKELYEKEKEYFAHYSTFIEKFFALSNANKNSEAKALNIANQTIAQNMMQAIDEHMQYNQLLADKDAKNAVIEKNSASTIMISLSLLIAIAMVIIGIVIRNNIMHGVSLIRDGISGFVQNKELKFRIKYGKNNEIQEIVNSFNSLVDTLETIIDDVKRSSSENASVSHELSTTSMQIGRNAENSTVIVNNTIEEIVTIKKFVQETAILSEEMKKSIALAGDKLESAKKEVIMLKDEVELASEAETALASQLEQMSRDAEQVKQILTVISDIADQTNLLALNAAIEAARAGDHGRGFAVVADEVRKLAERTQTSLTEINATINIIVQSIVNSSDKMTKNAQNVRRLAGVSTNVEETIISTTSVMDESVKSVTISANNSNKIAQDTDKIVDLVTNINSITSENARSVEEIASAADHLSKLAENLNLKLGQFQ, from the coding sequence ATGAGTCTATCCAAACAGTTGATAACAATGCTAAGCATTGCTATTTTAGGAATTTTTGCTGTCTTTAGTATTGGTTTAAATAAAATGGATAAAGTTTATGAAGAGACGAATACATGTAATGTGAATTCATTACCTAGCGTTATCTTAATGAGCCATTTACAAAAAACCATGTATCGCATTCGACTTACTATTTGGCAGCATCTTGGTACTGAAGATATGAATGAAATGAAAAAACTAGAAGAACAATACCGAAAATACAAAGCGGAGTTTGAAAAAGAGTTCAAAAATTATGAATCACTTGTTTCAGATGATAAAGATAAAGAGTTATATGAAAAAGAAAAGGAGTATTTTGCACACTATTCTACGTTTATAGAAAAATTCTTTGCTCTTTCCAATGCAAATAAAAACTCTGAAGCAAAAGCATTAAATATAGCAAATCAAACAATTGCACAAAATATGATGCAAGCTATTGATGAACACATGCAATATAACCAACTCTTAGCAGATAAAGATGCTAAAAATGCCGTTATCGAGAAAAATAGTGCTAGTACCATCATGATAAGTCTCTCTTTGCTTATCGCCATTGCTATGGTTATCATAGGCATTGTCATCCGCAACAACATTATGCACGGTGTATCACTGATACGTGATGGCATCTCAGGTTTTGTACAAAATAAAGAGCTTAAATTTAGAATCAAATACGGTAAAAACAATGAGATTCAAGAGATCGTCAATAGCTTTAATAGTTTGGTGGATACCTTAGAAACGATCATTGATGATGTCAAGCGCTCTTCAAGTGAGAATGCTTCGGTTTCGCATGAGCTCAGTACCACCAGTATGCAAATAGGTAGAAATGCTGAAAACAGTACGGTCATTGTTAACAATACGATTGAAGAGATTGTCACCATTAAGAAGTTTGTGCAAGAAACCGCTATTTTATCGGAAGAGATGAAAAAAAGTATTGCTCTAGCAGGCGATAAACTAGAGTCAGCTAAGAAAGAGGTCATCATGCTCAAAGATGAAGTCGAGCTGGCGAGTGAAGCAGAAACAGCTTTAGCATCACAATTAGAGCAGATGAGCAGAGATGCCGAACAAGTCAAACAAATCTTAACAGTGATTTCGGATATTGCGGATCAAACCAATTTATTGGCTCTTAATGCGGCGATTGAAGCGGCGCGTGCAGGAGATCATGGGCGTGGTTTTGCGGTGGTTGCCGATGAAGTGCGAAAGTTAGCAGAGCGAACCCAAACCTCACTGACAGAGATCAATGCGACGATTAATATCATTGTCCAGTCCATTGTGAACTCTTCGGATAAGATGACCAAGAATGCTCAAAATGTAAGACGATTAGCAGGGGTTTCTACCAATGTGGAAGAGACGATTATCAGCACCACTTCGGTGATGGATGAGAGTGTGAAGTCGGTTACGATTAGTGCCAATAATTCCAATAAGATTGCTCAAGATACCGATAAGATTGTGGACCTTGTGACTAACATTAATTCCATTACGAGTGAAAATGCCAGAAGTGTGGAAGAGATCGCAAGTGCGGCGGATCATCTCTCGAAGTTGGCGGAAAACCTCAATCTTAAGCTGGGGCAATTTCAGTAA
- a CDS encoding PAS domain S-box protein, with product MTIALNSTLGEPKIGSILLIDPSKMFSKMLQRSLEALGYPVRHADTLHAAIELLTFSSFDLIILDLTLPDGEGEMILQNLHIFENHKIFIYTSDAKTNHYEEWSRYGVLGSLCKTSPLPVMIKEIHKTMKALLYNTIYSILVVDASPISAQYIQTILRPHHYDVEIAQDSTQAQKLLDVTAFDLIILDFSASSAIKESLLVQFRNMKQSMHIPIFILTEHYDANTIRNLIKQGANEFFHKPFIEEELLLKVDFWIEFERKTKENSYQKILLQEYKNAVDRSTIVSKTNKEGIITYVNDKFCHISGYRYEELIGQPHSIVRHPSMPKEIFKQMWETILKGEKWEGVVKNRRKDGSAYWVNAVINPIIDHKGNIVEFISIRTDISSVHEIHDSLQTQLKISEKNFEDAYHMFKQYEHAINESTILTRTNLEGNITFANENFYKTTGFCEEEVIGKNHNIIRHKDTPNEVFTDLWRTLKKGKVWRGVFKNQRKDGNAAWFYSTILPIFNKYRIPLEYMAIRRDITEIINLHEELEATQQEVIYRMGEIAESRSKETGNHVRRVAAYSRLLALKYGLDKKESDLIGSASPMHDIGKVGIPDSILQKPGSLNEEEWEIMRTHAMLGFTILQNSTRPLLQAAAIIAKEHHEKYDGTGYPLNLKGRDIHLYARIVAVADVFDALSHDRCYKKAWEDAAVFEFFEHERGKHFDPQIVDLFLNAKEDFLAIRDSLKDAINYAI from the coding sequence ATGACCATTGCCCTAAACAGTACTTTGGGAGAGCCAAAGATCGGCTCAATTCTTCTTATCGACCCCTCCAAAATGTTTTCAAAAATGCTGCAAAGATCACTCGAAGCGCTGGGGTATCCTGTGCGCCATGCAGACACACTACACGCCGCAATTGAACTTCTGACATTTTCCTCGTTTGACCTCATTATTTTAGATCTCACACTTCCGGATGGTGAAGGTGAGATGATTCTGCAAAATCTGCATATTTTTGAAAACCATAAAATTTTTATTTACACTTCTGACGCCAAAACAAACCACTATGAAGAGTGGTCACGGTATGGTGTTTTGGGTTCACTTTGCAAAACTTCTCCACTGCCTGTTATGATTAAAGAGATTCATAAAACAATGAAAGCGCTTTTGTACAACACCATTTATTCCATTTTGGTGGTGGATGCCTCACCCATAAGTGCACAGTACATTCAAACCATTTTACGACCGCATCATTACGATGTTGAGATTGCTCAAGATAGCACGCAGGCTCAAAAGCTTCTGGATGTCACCGCGTTTGATCTGATTATCTTAGATTTTTCGGCTTCAAGCGCTATAAAAGAGTCGTTGCTGGTGCAGTTTCGGAACATGAAACAAAGCATGCATATTCCCATTTTTATCCTCACAGAGCATTACGATGCTAACACTATTAGAAACCTTATCAAACAAGGGGCGAATGAGTTTTTTCATAAGCCATTTATTGAAGAAGAGCTCCTGTTAAAAGTCGATTTTTGGATCGAATTTGAGCGTAAAACCAAAGAAAATAGCTATCAAAAAATACTCTTGCAAGAATATAAAAATGCGGTTGATCGAAGTACCATTGTCTCAAAAACCAACAAAGAGGGCATCATCACCTATGTCAATGATAAATTTTGTCACATCTCAGGCTATCGTTATGAAGAGCTCATCGGGCAACCCCATAGCATCGTGCGTCATCCAAGTATGCCTAAAGAAATTTTCAAACAGATGTGGGAGACGATCTTAAAGGGTGAAAAGTGGGAAGGCGTGGTCAAAAATAGGCGCAAAGATGGCTCAGCCTATTGGGTCAATGCCGTGATCAATCCTATCATCGATCACAAGGGGAATATTGTCGAATTTATCAGCATTCGAACCGACATTAGTAGCGTACATGAGATTCATGATTCACTTCAAACGCAACTCAAAATTTCGGAAAAAAACTTTGAAGATGCGTACCACATGTTTAAACAATACGAACATGCCATCAATGAAAGTACCATCCTAACCCGTACCAATTTGGAAGGTAACATCACCTTCGCCAATGAAAATTTTTATAAAACAACAGGCTTTTGCGAAGAAGAAGTTATTGGAAAAAATCACAACATTATCCGACACAAAGACACACCTAACGAAGTTTTTACCGATTTGTGGAGAACCCTAAAAAAAGGAAAAGTCTGGCGCGGCGTCTTTAAAAATCAGCGCAAAGATGGCAATGCCGCTTGGTTTTACTCCACAATTTTACCCATTTTCAACAAGTACCGTATTCCACTTGAATACATGGCAATTCGACGCGACATCACCGAAATTATCAACCTACATGAAGAGCTTGAAGCGACCCAGCAAGAGGTTATTTACCGTATGGGCGAGATCGCGGAGAGTCGTAGCAAAGAGACCGGCAATCACGTCAGACGCGTCGCCGCTTACTCTCGCCTTTTGGCGCTAAAATACGGTCTGGATAAAAAAGAGTCCGACCTCATCGGCTCTGCTTCTCCGATGCACGACATCGGCAAAGTGGGTATTCCTGATTCGATTTTGCAAAAACCAGGTTCTTTAAATGAGGAAGAGTGGGAGATTATGCGTACTCACGCAATGTTGGGTTTCACGATTTTGCAAAACTCCACACGCCCACTGCTTCAAGCAGCAGCCATCATCGCGAAAGAGCATCATGAAAAGTACGATGGAACGGGCTACCCGCTCAATCTCAAAGGAAGAGACATTCATCTCTACGCTCGCATCGTTGCCGTTGCCGATGTTTTTGATGCCCTGAGTCATGATCGCTGTTACAAAAAAGCATGGGAAGACGCGGCTGTTTTTGAATTTTTTGAGCACGAACGTGGGAAACATTTTGACCCGCAAATCGTCGATCTTTTCCTCAACGCCAAAGAGGACTTTCTAGCCATTCGCGATAGCCTCAAAGACGCCATCAACTACGCGATCTAA
- a CDS encoding 2-isopropylmalate synthase — MQNTDMTQTFKKYKPYPLVPLSHREWASNVITGAPIWVSTDLRDGNQALVAPMNATKKLAYFQKLVAMGFKEIEIAYPSASQTDFDFCRTLIEQNLIPEDVRVAVLMPSIEKHIRKTFEALNGAKKVTMHLYNPTADNQRKIVFDKSKAEIIALAVEGTRIIKEEAAKFKGDVMFQYSPESFSQTELEFARDVVNAVISEWMPTKNAPMVINLPNTLEACTPNIYADRIEWMSKQMLERDAVILSVHPHNDRGTAVASAEMAILAGAQRVEGTLLGNGERAGNVDLVTMAFNLYSQGIDPMLDIYNIDTILQEIITLTHSTIPPRHPYVGSMIYTAFSGTHQDAIKKGMEYQKVVLDGYWHVPYLIIDPKDIKRDYRDVVRINSQSGKSGVAYVLKEFYGIETTKTMQIEIALEVQKLCDEKGIEVNAEEIFKVFRQMCKL; from the coding sequence ATGCAAAATACAGACATGACACAAACGTTTAAAAAATACAAACCGTACCCCTTAGTTCCTTTATCTCACAGAGAGTGGGCAAGTAACGTTATTACAGGTGCTCCCATTTGGGTTAGTACCGATCTTCGAGACGGCAATCAAGCCCTTGTAGCGCCGATGAATGCGACCAAAAAATTGGCGTATTTTCAAAAATTGGTTGCGATGGGATTTAAAGAGATCGAGATCGCGTATCCGAGCGCTTCTCAAACGGATTTTGACTTTTGTCGAACGTTGATTGAGCAAAATTTAATCCCTGAGGATGTTAGGGTTGCAGTCTTAATGCCTTCCATCGAAAAACACATTAGAAAAACGTTTGAAGCGTTGAATGGTGCCAAAAAAGTAACGATGCACCTTTACAATCCAACGGCAGACAATCAGCGAAAAATTGTGTTTGACAAAAGCAAAGCGGAGATTATCGCTTTAGCGGTTGAAGGCACACGCATCATCAAAGAAGAGGCGGCAAAATTTAAAGGTGATGTGATGTTTCAGTATTCACCCGAGAGCTTTTCACAAACCGAGTTGGAGTTTGCACGCGATGTGGTCAATGCGGTTATCAGCGAGTGGATGCCAACGAAAAATGCGCCCATGGTTATCAATTTGCCCAACACCTTAGAGGCATGCACACCCAACATCTATGCCGATAGAATCGAGTGGATGAGCAAACAGATGTTAGAACGTGACGCGGTAATATTGAGCGTTCATCCGCACAATGACAGAGGCACGGCGGTTGCGAGCGCGGAAATGGCGATCTTAGCAGGAGCACAAAGGGTTGAGGGCACGCTTTTGGGAAATGGCGAGAGAGCGGGTAATGTTGACTTGGTTACGATGGCGTTCAATCTTTACTCTCAGGGAATCGATCCGATGTTAGATATTTACAATATCGATACGATTTTGCAGGAGATCATCACATTGACACACAGTACCATTCCTCCCCGTCACCCTTATGTAGGTTCTATGATTTACACGGCTTTTTCGGGCACGCATCAGGACGCAATAAAGAAGGGTATGGAGTATCAAAAGGTGGTGTTAGATGGCTATTGGCACGTCCCGTACTTGATCATCGATCCAAAGGATATTAAGCGGGATTACCGTGATGTGGTGCGCATCAATTCGCAATCGGGCAAAAGCGGCGTGGCGTATGTGCTCAAAGAGTTTTACGGCATCGAAACGACGAAAACGATGCAAATTGAAATTGCTTTAGAAGTGCAAAAGTTGTGTGATGAAAAAGGAATCGAGGTGAATGCCGAAGAAATTTTCAAAGTATTTCGCCAAATGTGTAAGCTTTAG
- a CDS encoding LysE family translocator, which produces MISVEFLITSLIVVLIPGTGVLFTISTGLAQGRKASVYAALGCTAGIVPHLLATIFGLAAIMHTSALAFEVLKIAGVMYLFYLAYMTWKDKSGFEAQAISTRSSALSLATKAFLLNILNPKLTIFFLAFLPQFVSPETTSPLGDMVMLSAVFMLMTFVVFVIYGLLAHGFRQSVMESHRVQTWLRRGFALTFAGLGLQLASSTQK; this is translated from the coding sequence ATGATAAGCGTAGAATTTCTGATCACATCATTGATTGTGGTGCTGATTCCTGGTACGGGTGTTTTGTTTACCATTTCAACAGGATTGGCGCAAGGTCGAAAAGCCAGTGTGTATGCTGCCCTTGGGTGCACAGCAGGCATTGTGCCGCATCTTTTAGCAACGATTTTTGGGCTTGCTGCCATTATGCACACGAGTGCTCTGGCGTTTGAAGTCTTGAAAATTGCAGGTGTTATGTATCTGTTTTATCTGGCATACATGACATGGAAGGACAAAAGTGGTTTTGAAGCTCAAGCTATTTCTACGCGTTCTAGTGCGCTCTCTTTGGCGACCAAAGCGTTTTTGCTGAACATTCTCAATCCCAAATTGACCATCTTCTTTTTGGCATTTTTACCACAATTTGTCTCGCCTGAAACGACATCACCACTGGGTGATATGGTAATGTTAAGTGCGGTGTTTATGCTGATGACATTTGTGGTGTTTGTGATCTACGGTCTTTTAGCGCATGGGTTTCGTCAAAGCGTGATGGAATCACACCGTGTTCAAACATGGTTACGCCGTGGTTTTGCACTGACCTTTGCAGGACTTGGTCTACAGTTGGCGTCTTCAACGCAGAAGTAA
- the fdh3B gene encoding formate dehydrogenase FDH3 subunit beta, with the protein MMENARMKFYCDESRCIECDGCSIACAEAHELPAGIARRKVITIHEGIPGKEVSTSIACMHCTDAPCEQVCPVDCFYIREDGVVLHDKEKCIGCGYCLYACPFGAPQFPREGIFGSKGAMDKCTMCAGGPLATNSHHEFELYGQNRIAEGKVPVCAAMCSTKALLVGDAQSVSNVIRERVTARGGKGINSSYGWDKAYKNQ; encoded by the coding sequence ATGATGGAAAACGCTAGAATGAAATTTTACTGCGATGAGAGCAGATGTATTGAGTGTGATGGATGCAGCATTGCTTGTGCGGAAGCGCATGAGTTGCCTGCTGGAATTGCACGCAGAAAAGTGATTACGATTCATGAGGGAATTCCTGGAAAAGAGGTCTCTACTTCGATTGCATGTATGCACTGTACGGACGCTCCATGTGAGCAGGTTTGCCCCGTAGATTGTTTCTACATTCGCGAAGACGGTGTGGTGCTTCATGATAAAGAGAAGTGTATCGGTTGTGGATACTGCTTATACGCATGCCCATTTGGTGCACCTCAGTTTCCACGAGAGGGTATTTTTGGCTCAAAAGGTGCGATGGATAAATGTACGATGTGTGCAGGAGGTCCACTTGCGACCAATTCACATCATGAATTTGAACTGTATGGTCAAAACCGTATTGCTGAGGGAAAAGTTCCTGTATGTGCAGCGATGTGTTCAACCAAAGCACTTTTAGTCGGTGATGCGCAGTCCGTGTCCAATGTCATCAGAGAGCGTGTTACGGCTCGTGGCGGAAAAGGTATAAACTCATCGTACGGATGGGATAAAGCCTATAAAAACCAATGA
- a CDS encoding MOSC domain-containing protein: MKACVLSVQVGRAKTYGDTRSKDFLEKEWVSASFKEVSQVPLFASFSGLAGDEVADKMHHGGIDKAIFANSYENYAHWASFLEVESLPYGALAENLTIQGLHESNVSLGDIHQIGTAILQVSQPRKPCWKISRRWNHKAFTNEIFTSGFTGWYYKVLQEGIIGSNNDVRVILQKKTPQISILEANNAFREPEKYRQILETILNIPSLASSYQESVVKRLNNESNLGYMKTE, translated from the coding sequence ATGAAAGCATGTGTACTCTCCGTTCAAGTGGGACGTGCGAAAACTTATGGTGATACACGATCGAAAGATTTTTTGGAAAAAGAGTGGGTTAGTGCCTCGTTTAAAGAAGTCAGCCAAGTCCCTCTTTTTGCAAGTTTTAGTGGGTTAGCTGGCGATGAAGTCGCCGATAAAATGCACCATGGCGGAATCGATAAAGCCATCTTTGCCAACAGCTATGAAAACTATGCGCATTGGGCTTCATTTTTAGAAGTTGAGTCTTTACCTTATGGTGCTTTAGCGGAAAATCTAACGATACAAGGCTTGCACGAAAGCAATGTATCGTTAGGAGATATTCATCAGATAGGTACAGCTATTTTGCAAGTCTCACAGCCGCGAAAACCGTGTTGGAAAATTTCGCGAAGATGGAATCATAAAGCCTTTACCAATGAGATTTTCACCAGTGGATTTACGGGATGGTACTATAAAGTGTTACAAGAAGGCATCATAGGATCTAACAATGACGTGCGGGTGATTCTGCAAAAAAAGACGCCTCAAATTTCTATTTTGGAGGCAAATAACGCTTTTAGAGAGCCTGAAAAATATAGACAAATCCTTGAGACTATTTTAAATATACCTTCTCTTGCGAGTTCTTATCAAGAAAGTGTTGTAAAACGGCTCAATAATGAGAGTAACCTTGGGTATATGAAAACGGAATAA
- a CDS encoding formate dehydrogenase subunit gamma: MRKYFYALIALLSLATVALATNSQIWGEMRIQNILGYGQEESLKLGAWFTLLQSKYFAWVFLGVLIGVPTVFFLHYKIIGQKVFPHSHNKHYAFNLFHRTVHQIAAVSFLVIIPTGFIIVFGDFFGGGTLVRMAKNLHGIFTIPFAIVIIPMALMWIKEAIFNLEDIKWFMILGGYLSKEKRIINATQFNAGQKMWYWVCILGGLVMILSGAMMFFMDFKIEMLHNLTGLSHIDMLRASAIIHNVMGFILVAVFFTHIYMAAVAIKGAIHSIITGYVEEEEVKFLHNAWYKKLKEKGKF; encoded by the coding sequence ATGAGAAAGTATTTTTACGCACTCATTGCGCTCCTAAGTTTGGCTACGGTGGCATTGGCTACCAATAGTCAAATCTGGGGTGAAATGCGTATACAAAATATTTTAGGGTACGGACAAGAAGAGAGCTTAAAATTAGGCGCTTGGTTTACTTTATTGCAAAGCAAATACTTTGCATGGGTGTTTTTAGGGGTACTGATCGGTGTTCCGACCGTCTTTTTCTTACACTATAAAATTATAGGACAAAAAGTATTTCCACACAGTCATAATAAACATTATGCCTTTAATCTGTTCCATAGAACGGTTCACCAAATCGCGGCAGTTAGCTTTTTGGTGATTATCCCCACAGGATTTATTATCGTGTTTGGTGATTTCTTTGGGGGTGGTACACTTGTGAGAATGGCAAAAAACCTTCATGGAATTTTCACCATTCCGTTTGCCATTGTCATTATTCCCATGGCACTTATGTGGATTAAAGAGGCGATTTTTAATCTGGAAGATATTAAATGGTTCATGATCTTAGGAGGGTATCTCTCTAAAGAAAAACGCATCATCAACGCAACCCAATTTAACGCAGGTCAAAAGATGTGGTATTGGGTCTGTATTTTGGGTGGTTTAGTCATGATTTTAAGTGGTGCGATGATGTTCTTTATGGACTTTAAAATCGAGATGTTGCATAACCTTACGGGTTTGAGCCACATTGATATGTTAAGAGCTTCTGCTATTATCCATAATGTTATGGGCTTTATTTTAGTAGCTGTCTTCTTTACGCATATTTATATGGCAGCGGTTGCGATTAAGGGTGCCATTCACAGCATCATCACGGGTTACGTCGAAGAAGAGGAAGTCAAATTCCTTCACAATGCGTGGTATAAAAAGCTTAAGGAAAAAGGCAAGTTTTAG